A stretch of Chitinophagaceae bacterium DNA encodes these proteins:
- the fumC gene encoding class II fumarate hydratase has product MEYRIEKDTMGEVKVPLDAYYGAQTQRSIDNFKIAQDINRMPKEIIRAFAYLKHAAALTNYDAGVLTKKKADLIGKVSKEILDGKLNDYFPLVVWQTGSGTQSNMNVNEVIAYRGHVLNGGKLSDKEKYLHPNDDVNKSQSSNDTFPTAMHIAAYKILVETTIPGIKKLRDTLDKKAKAFKKVVKIGRTHFMDATPLTLGQEFSGYVSQLDHGLKAIKNTLDHLGELALGGTAVGTGINTPPNYDLNVARHIAKLTGLPFRTAENKFEALAAHDAIVEAHGALKTVAVSLMKIANDIRMLSSGPRSGIGEIFIPDNEPGSSIMPGKVNPTQCEALTMIAAQVMGNDVAINIGGATGHFELNVFKPVMIYNFLHSARLIGDGCVSFNDKCAAGIEPIKENIKKHVDNSLMLVTALNTKIGYYKAAEIAQKAHKEHTTLKAMAVKLGYLTEKEFDEWVVPEKMVGKI; this is encoded by the coding sequence ATGGAATACAGGATAGAAAAAGACACGATGGGTGAAGTAAAAGTACCCCTGGATGCGTATTATGGTGCACAGACCCAACGCAGCATTGACAACTTTAAAATAGCACAGGACATTAACCGGATGCCGAAAGAGATCATCCGGGCATTTGCCTATTTAAAACATGCCGCTGCATTAACCAATTATGATGCCGGCGTGTTGACAAAAAAGAAAGCGGACCTGATCGGCAAAGTAAGTAAAGAGATCCTCGATGGAAAACTGAATGACTATTTCCCATTGGTTGTCTGGCAAACGGGCAGCGGCACCCAAAGCAATATGAATGTAAATGAAGTGATCGCTTACCGGGGACATGTGCTGAATGGCGGCAAACTGTCTGACAAAGAAAAATACCTGCATCCAAACGATGATGTGAACAAAAGCCAGAGCAGCAATGACACGTTCCCTACTGCCATGCACATTGCAGCGTATAAGATCCTGGTTGAGACCACTATTCCCGGAATAAAAAAACTGAGAGATACCCTTGATAAAAAAGCAAAGGCATTTAAGAAAGTGGTTAAGATAGGACGCACCCATTTTATGGATGCAACCCCGCTTACCCTGGGGCAGGAATTCAGCGGTTATGTTTCTCAGCTGGATCATGGACTGAAGGCGATCAAAAACACGCTGGACCACCTGGGTGAACTGGCGTTGGGCGGTACAGCTGTTGGAACAGGCATCAACACCCCTCCCAACTATGATTTGAACGTGGCCAGGCATATTGCGAAACTCACCGGCCTGCCTTTCAGAACAGCAGAGAATAAATTTGAAGCCCTGGCCGCCCATGATGCCATTGTGGAGGCCCACGGCGCCCTGAAAACCGTTGCCGTGAGTTTAATGAAGATCGCAAACGACATCCGCATGCTGTCAAGCGGACCAAGAAGCGGCATTGGTGAGATCTTCATACCGGACAATGAACCGGGTTCTTCCATCATGCCCGGGAAAGTTAATCCCACACAATGTGAGGCATTGACAATGATCGCTGCACAGGTGATGGGAAATGATGTGGCCATCAATATCGGTGGCGCTACCGGCCATTTTGAACTGAATGTTTTCAAGCCGGTGATGATCTATAATTTCCTGCACAGCGCCCGGCTGATCGGTGATGGCTGTGTTTCCTTCAATGACAAATGTGCGGCAGGCATAGAACCGATCAAAGAAAATATTAAAAAACATGTTGACAATTCGCTGATGCTGGTTACGGCCCTGAACACAAAGATCGGGTATTACAAAGCGGCAGAAATTGCTCAAAAAGCGCATAAAGAACATACCACCTTAAAAGCAATGGCCGTTAAGCTGGGATACTTGACTGAAAAAGAATTTGATGAATGGGTGGTGCCCGAAAAAATGGTAGGCAAGATCTGA